The Nocardioides ginsengisegetis region CTTCACCGACGCCGTCGGTGACGTATACGTCGGCTACGCCGCGCACTGCGCCGGCAAGGGCGGCCAGACCGACACCAACGGCTGCACCACCGACTCGGTGCCGCTCGGCACCCCGGTCCGGTTCGCCAACGGTGCCACCGTCGCCACCAGCGGCACGACCGTGGGCCACGGCACCCTCGCCTACAGCTCGTGGATCACGATGCACCGCGTCCCGGGCGCCGGCGCCAACGCCTGCGCCTACAACGACCTCGCCCTGGTGAAGGTCGACGCCGCCGATGTCGGCAAGGTCAACCCGTCGGTGCCGTTCTGGGGCGGTCCGGTGGGCCTGTCGACCGGGGGCCTGCCCGCGGGGACGCAGACCTGGTCGTGGGGCCAGTCCAGCCTGCGACCCGGCGACGCGCTCTCGCCCAAGACCGGGCTGTCCCTCGGTGGGTCCGGCGGCGGTTGGAGCTGGGACGTCTACACCGCGACGCCCGGCATCCCCGGTGACTCCGGCAGCGGCTTCCTCGACGCCACCGGCCGGGCCGTCGGCGTCCTCTCCACCGTGGCGATCGCGCCGCTCGCCGGCTCCAACGGCCTCGGCGACCTCGCCAAGGAGCTGGCCTACGCCCAGGCCCACTCGGGGATCGCGGGGCTGCGACTGACGCCGGGCACCAAGCCGTTCAGCCCGCCTGCCTGACCCTCCCGAGCTGCCGGCTCCGGGACCGCTCCGGGGTCCCGGGGCCGGCACTTCCCCCGCCGGAAGTGTTAGCGGCACGTGATCAGTTTCGGGCCGAACCCTGTGTAGGTTCCTCGCCATGGGGGCCCGACGAGCGACGGCGACCGCGGTCTCGGCCGTGGTCGGGTGCGTGCTGCTCGTCGCCGTGCTGGTCACCTGGGCCGCCACGATCGGGCCCGGCGACGTGCTCACCGGCGACGGCCCGGCGACCCACCGGGTGACGGCCACGCAGTCCTCCGAGCTGGAGTCGCTCAGCGGCAGCCCGACCGCCACGGCGACCAACCCGGTGCAGCGGCACGACGTGAACCCGGTCGCCCGGACCATCGGCTCGGCGCTGCTCAGCGTCTTCCTCGTCTCGGTCGTCGCCGGCTTCGTCCTGCTCGTGGGGTTCGCCCTCAAGAGCCTGTACGACGAGTGGCAGGGCCGCCGCCGGCCCCCGGCGGACGTCCTGCAGGCCGACTTCGACGTGCTCGAGACGCCACGGCTCGTGGAGGAGGAGATCCGGCGCGACGCCGAGCGGCAGCGGGCGCTGCTCCTGGACGGCGAGCCGCGCAACGCGATCGTGGCGTGCTGGCACCGCTTCGAGGTCCAGGCCGGCGAGGTCGGGCTGCGCCGCCGGGACTGGGAGACCTCCTCGGAGTTCACCCTCCGGGTGCTCGACCTGGTGGTGGCCGGCTCCCACGACGTGGCCCGGCTGGCCGCGCTCTACCGCGAGGCGCGCTTCTCCGACCACCCCCTGCGCGAGCAGGACCGCGACGACGCGCTGCAGGCCCTGGACGCCCTGCACGCCGAGCTCCGGGCCCGTCACTCCGTGGGCGGCCGTCCGTGAACCGTCGCTGGTGGGGACGCGTGGCGATCGCCGTGACCCTGTTCGCCGTGCTCCAGGTGGTCTTCACCGTCGTCGACTTCGAGCCGCACGCGCTGCGCCTGGGGCTGCTCGTCGCGCTGTGCGTGGCCGCGGCCGGGCTGGTCCGCGACACGCTCGGCGACAGCGGCCCGGGCTGGGACGTCCGTCCGGTCCGCCCGATGGTGCCCCCGGGCGCCGACCACCGGCTGTCGTCGTACGTCCGCCTCGTCGAGGGACACCTGACCTCCGCGACCGTCGACCGCGGTCTCCAGCTCCGGCTCGCCGCGCTGTGCGACGAGCGCCTGCTGCGCCGGCACGGCCTGCGGCGCACCGACCCCGCCGCCGAGCAGCTGCTCGGCACCGACCTGCTGCGCGACCTGGCCGCGCCGCCGACCCGGCTCGCCCGGGCCCGGATCGAGGACTACCTGAGGAGAATCGAGGAGCTGTGACGGACATCAAGGTGGCCGAGACGACCCGGCTGGCGGGCGAGGTGCTCGACCGCGTCGGGACCGCCGTCGTCGGCAAGCGGGAGCCGCTGATGCTGGTGATGGCGGCGGTCCTGGCCAAGGGGCACGTCCTGCTGGAGGACTTCCCCGGCCTGGGCAAGACGCTGGCGGCCCGGTCCTTCGCGCAGGCCCTCGGGCTGGACTTCGCCCGCGCCCAGTTCACCCCCGACCTCCTGCCCGCGGACCTCACCGGCTCGTTCCTCTACGACCAGCGCGAGGGCACCTTCGACTTCCGCAAGGGGCCACTGTTCACCGGGCTGCTGCTGGCCGACGAGATCAACCGGACGCCGCCCAAGACCCAGTCCGCGCTCCTCGAGGCGATGCAGGAGCGACAGGTCACCATCGAGGGCGAGACCTTCGCGCTCCCGGCGCCCTTCCACGTCCTCGCGACCGCCAACCCGATCGAGTACGAAGGCACCTACCCGCTGCCCGAGGCACAGCTCGACCGGTTCCTGGTCCGGATCAGCTTCGGATACCCCACCAGCAACGAGGAGTACGACGTCGTGCAGCGTCGCCTCGAGCGTCGGCGCGAGGAGATCGTGCTGGAGCCGGCCACCGACGCGGCCGGCCTCCTGGCGATGCAGGAGGCCGTGGAGACGGTGCGCGTGGACGAGAGCGTCGGCCGCTACTGCGTCGAGCTCGCGACCGCCACCCGCAGCCACCCCGACGTGCTGACCGGGTCGTCCCCGCGTGGCTCGCTGGCGCTCGTGCTCATGGGACGCGCGTTCGCCGTGCTGCGCGGTCGCGACTACCTGGTGCCCGAGGACGTGAAGGCGGTCGCGACCTCCGTGCTGGCGCACCGGATCACGGTCAAGCCCGAGCTCTGGATGACCGAGGCGAGCGGCAAGCGGGTGGTCACCGAGGTGCTGCGCCAGGTGGCGACCCCCACGACCCTCGAGGGCAGTCGGCGCCCATGACCGGATGGCGGGTGAGCGCGGCCCTGAGCCGGGCCCTGTCCCTGGCGGGGATCGGCCTCGCGTCCGCGGTGCTCTTCGGGGAGCCGGCGCTGATGGTGATGACGGCGCCGTTCCTGGTGTTCGGCGCGCTCGGGCTGCTGGGGCGCCCGAGCGTGGTGCCGCGCTTCGACAGCCGGCTGGACCACAGCGTCCTGCACGAGGGACAGGGCACCCGGTCCCGGCTCACCCTCGAGGACGCCACGGAGCTGGAGAGCGTCACCCGGGTCGTGGCCGGCGTCCCCTACGTCGCCGTCCGGCCCGCCAGTGGGATGGTCGCCCGCCGCGTCGACCCCGACGAGCGCGAGCTCGCCGTCCTCGAGGTCAGCCCGCGCCGCTGGGGCCGGCGCCCGCT contains the following coding sequences:
- a CDS encoding DUF4129 domain-containing protein: MGARRATATAVSAVVGCVLLVAVLVTWAATIGPGDVLTGDGPATHRVTATQSSELESLSGSPTATATNPVQRHDVNPVARTIGSALLSVFLVSVVAGFVLLVGFALKSLYDEWQGRRRPPADVLQADFDVLETPRLVEEEIRRDAERQRALLLDGEPRNAIVACWHRFEVQAGEVGLRRRDWETSSEFTLRVLDLVVAGSHDVARLAALYREARFSDHPLREQDRDDALQALDALHAELRARHSVGGRP
- a CDS encoding MoxR family ATPase, which codes for MTDIKVAETTRLAGEVLDRVGTAVVGKREPLMLVMAAVLAKGHVLLEDFPGLGKTLAARSFAQALGLDFARAQFTPDLLPADLTGSFLYDQREGTFDFRKGPLFTGLLLADEINRTPPKTQSALLEAMQERQVTIEGETFALPAPFHVLATANPIEYEGTYPLPEAQLDRFLVRISFGYPTSNEEYDVVQRRLERRREEIVLEPATDAAGLLAMQEAVETVRVDESVGRYCVELATATRSHPDVLTGSSPRGSLALVLMGRAFAVLRGRDYLVPEDVKAVATSVLAHRITVKPELWMTEASGKRVVTEVLRQVATPTTLEGSRRP